One Panicum virgatum strain AP13 chromosome 9K, P.virgatum_v5, whole genome shotgun sequence genomic region harbors:
- the LOC120648624 gene encoding expansin-A31-like — protein MAPSSLALWGVLAACAAGGGAATFYGDADGSGTMGGACGYGNLYNAGYGINNAALSTALFNDGASCGQCYTITCDGSRPGGQYCKPGNSVTVSATNLCPPNYALPNGGWCGPGRPHFDMAQPAWESIGIVQAGIIPVMYQQVKCSRSGGVRFSIAGSNYFLLVNIQNLAGSGSVAAAWVKGDKTGWIQMSRNWGANWQALAGLVGQGLSFAVTSTGGQHIEFLNMAPGWWQFGQTYTTYQQFVY, from the coding sequence ATGGCGCCGAGTTCGTTGGCCTTGTGGGGCGTCCTGGCGGcttgcgccgccggcggcggcgcggcgacctTCTACGGCGACGCCGACGGGTCCGGGACGATGGGCGGCGCATGCGGGTACGGCAACCTGTACAACGCCGGGTACGGCATCAACAACGCGGCGCTGAGCACGGCGCTGTTCAACGACGGCGCGTCGTGCGGGCAGTGCTACACCATCACGTGCGACGGCTCGCGGCCGGGCGGCCAGTACTGCAAGCCCGGTAACAGCGTCACCGTCTCGGCCACCAACCTGTGCCCGCCAAACTACGCACTGCCCAACGGCGGGTGGTGCGGCCCGGGGCGCCCCCACTTCGACATGGCGCAGCCGGCGTGGGAGAGCATCGGCATCGTCCAGGCCGGCATCATCCCGGTCATGTACCAGCAGGTCAAGTGCtcgcgcagcggcggcgtgcgcttCAGCATCGCCGGCTCCAACTACTTCCTTCTCGTCAACATCCAGAACCTCGCCGGCAGCGGCTCCGTGGCGGCCGCCTGGGTCAAGGGCGACAAGACGGGGTGGATTCAGATGTCACGGAACTGGGGTGCCAACTGGCAGGCGCTCGCCGGGCTCGTCGGCCAGGGGCTCAGCTTTGCAGTGACCAGCACCGGCGGGCAGCACATTGAGTTCCTAAACATGGCGCCGGGGTGGTGGCAGTTCGGCCAGACCTACACCACCTACCAACAGTTCGTCTACTGA
- the LOC120650953 gene encoding uncharacterized protein LOC120650953, producing the protein MAYSQLSSLTPRDRLKTICVHVSRKWELRGIDDDGPLQHIDLILADDKGNVMYAEIPAAEAERHGPVVKAGNCYVLGRFRDCNAKDFYRSVPGPYMLELTCHTRISPSDHPGPFPEYVYYLTPFENVRDYIGDRKKFHDVLGVLVEVAEPEWVHFCNQPKPKLRRNILIKDQRVATQADTLPQEIKPRDPQKNRE; encoded by the exons ATGGCTTACAGCCAATTGTCCTCCCTGACGCCAAGAGACCGGTTGAAAACCATTTGTGTTCATGTTTCAAGGAAGTGGGAATTAAGAGGGATTGATGATGATGGACCTCTACAGCACATTGATCTAATATTAGCAGATGATAAG GGAAATGTCATGTATGCTGAGATACCTGCTGCTGAGGCTGAACGTCATGGACCTGTGGTCAAAGCAGGGAATTGCTACGTTCTTGGTAGATTCAGAGATTGTAATGCAAAAGATTTTTACAGATCCGTACCTGGTCCCTACATGTTGGAATTAACATGCCACACAAGAATCAGTCCATCTGATCATCCAGGTCCTTTTCCTGAATATGTGTACTATCTCACACCTTTTGAGAATGTACGAGATTACATTGGTGACAGGAAAAAATTCCATG ATGTGCTAGGAGTGCTTGTTGAAGTAGCTGAGCCAGAGTGGGTGCACTTTTGTAATCAACCAAAGCCGAAATTGCGTCGTAACATACTTATCAAAGATCAGAG GGTTGCAACGCAAGCAGATACTTTGCCTCAGGAAATAAAGCCTCGCGATCCCCAAAAAAATAGGGAATAA